Proteins from a genomic interval of Euleptes europaea isolate rEulEur1 chromosome 18, rEulEur1.hap1, whole genome shotgun sequence:
- the CCR10 gene encoding C-C chemokine receptor type 10: MNDPNPQVQELSPWTDEPPASTEWYPWDYDAKTPALPELCEKQAIRAVARVYLPVMAALFCLPGVLGNGLLLLIQACYRHSRSLGNVLLLHLAASDLLLLLTLPVGVAGVVGSWHLGSATCQALQGLHALTSYSGFLFLMGLTVDRYVAIVQAPTAYRLRPMAARWGRLSSGLMWLLSAALALPQFLYARVEDHSGFPLCRVAVVTAAVSLVQVGLGFVLPFVLMGVCYAAIAHTLLSSPCARSQKALQLIVALVLLFVVLQLPYALLTVLDTADLVGRQASSCPAILRRELALLITSGLALARCCLNPIFHAFLGVRFRRDLQQLARDAGCRLQGACCGKRAQKRGSRQASLSTACLEGTSGAP, from the exons ATGAATGACCCAAATCCTCAGGTTCAG GAGCTGAGTCCCTGGACAGACGAGCCGCCCGCCAGCACAGAGTGGTACCCATGGGACTATGATGCCAAGACACCggccttgcctgagttgtgtgAGAAGCAGGCCATCCGCGCTGTGGCACGAGTCTACCTGCCGGTGATGGCCGCCCTGTTCTGCCTGCCGGGGGTCCTGGGCAACGGGCTACTCTTGCTGATCCAGGCCTGTTACCGCCACTCCCGGTCCCTCGGCAACGTCCTCCTCTTGCACCTAGCGGCCTCTGATttgctgctgctcctgactctgcCTGTGGGTGTGGCTGGTGTGGTGGGCAGCTGGCACCTAGGCTCTGCCACATGCCAGGCCTTGCAGGGCCTCCATGCCCTCACCTCCTACAGTGGCTTCCTCTTCCTCATGGGCCTGACAGTGGACCGCTACGTGGCCATTGTGCAGGCCCCCACTGCCTACCGCCTGCGCCCCATGGCCGCTCGTTGGGGCAGGCTGAGCTCCGGTCTGATGTGGCTGCTCTCAGCCGCTCTGGCCCTGCCCCAGTTCCTGTATGCCCGGGTGGAGGACCACAGCGGCTTTCCGCTCTGCAGGGTGGCCGTCGTGACAGCTGCAGTGAGTCTGGTCCAGGTGGGCCTTGGCTTTGTGCTGCCCTTTGTTCTGATGGGGGTCTGCTATGCGGCCATTGCCCACACCCTACTGTCCTCCCCTTGTGCCCGGTCCCAGAAGGCCTTGCAGTTGATCGTGGCCTTGGTCTTGCTGTTTGTAGTCTTGCAGCTCCCCTACGCTCTGCTGACTGTCCTGGACACAGCTGACCTGGTGGGTCGCCAGGCCTCGAGCTGCCCAGCCATCCTCCGGCGGGAGCTGGCCCTGCTCATCACCAGTGGCCTGGCCTTGGCTCGCTGCTGCCTGAACCCCATCTTCCATGCCTTCCTGGGCGTGCGCTTCCGGAGGGATCTGCAGCAGCTGGCCAGAGATGCCGGCTGCCGGCTGCAGGGAGCATGCTGTGGCAAAAGAGCCCAGAAGAGAGGCAGCCGGCAGGCATCACTCTCCACTGCCTGTCTGGAAGGAACCTCAGGAGCACCATGA